The following proteins are encoded in a genomic region of Mycolicibacterium rutilum:
- a CDS encoding TetR/AcrR family transcriptional regulator, with the protein MSPRPAPDLDVRRDQVIRAARGLAESDGWAAVTMRRLAGDLGVSQPVLYSVFANRQALVDAVALAGFDDMAAALEAVAATPMARMRAYLDFAAAHPKVYEAMFSMPSGLPFAADDTPEPLRSAFAALREAFPDADGTRAEVAWSTLHGLATLQVGGRLRPDLAQARLDLTHRILTRQEH; encoded by the coding sequence ATGTCGCCACGCCCCGCCCCCGATCTCGATGTCCGGCGCGACCAGGTGATCCGCGCCGCCCGCGGTCTCGCCGAGTCCGACGGCTGGGCCGCCGTCACGATGCGCCGTCTCGCCGGCGACCTCGGCGTCAGCCAGCCGGTCCTGTACTCGGTCTTCGCCAACCGCCAGGCGCTCGTCGACGCGGTGGCGCTGGCCGGATTCGACGACATGGCCGCGGCGCTGGAGGCGGTAGCGGCCACGCCGATGGCCCGCATGCGGGCCTACCTGGACTTCGCCGCCGCGCACCCGAAGGTGTACGAGGCGATGTTCTCGATGCCCTCGGGACTGCCGTTCGCCGCCGACGACACCCCCGAGCCGCTCCGGAGCGCGTTCGCGGCGCTGCGGGAGGCCTTTCCCGACGCCGACGGCACCCGCGCCGAGGTCGCGTGGTCGACGCTGCACGGGCTGGCGACCCTGCAGGTCGGCGGGCGGTTGCGGCCCGACCTGGCGCAGGCTCGCCTCGATCTGACCCACCGCATCCTCACCCGACAGGAGCACTGA
- a CDS encoding DUF4267 domain-containing protein: MHTTALVITLVACIAIIAIGGRFLLQPRQATVAFGIAADNIRGLTAIKGVRDITSGLVLLVIWAAAGPGPLGWTLLAASLTPIADAAIVLTNGGKLSAALGIHGLTAALLIAAGLVLALGISV, from the coding sequence ATGCACACCACCGCGCTGGTCATCACGCTCGTCGCCTGCATCGCCATCATCGCGATCGGCGGCCGCTTCCTACTGCAGCCGCGCCAAGCCACCGTCGCGTTCGGCATCGCCGCCGACAACATCCGCGGCCTCACCGCGATCAAGGGGGTCCGCGACATCACGTCGGGACTGGTGCTGCTCGTGATCTGGGCGGCCGCCGGCCCGGGACCCCTGGGCTGGACGTTGCTCGCCGCGTCCCTCACGCCGATCGCGGACGCCGCGATCGTGCTCACCAACGGCGGCAAGCTGTCCGCCGCGCTGGGTATCCACGGCCTCACCGCGGCACTGCTGATCGCCGCGGGGCTCGTGCTGGCACTGGGGATTTCGGTGTAG
- a CDS encoding thiolase family protein: protein MPTPVIVGAARTAIGRSFKGTLVNTPPETLITTVLPEVIRRSGVDPADIDDLIFAESNYGGGDLARYAADACGLSDVPGQSVNRHCAGSLTAIGNAAAQIGSGMERVLIAGGVQSLSMSPLVNWRIPGPELKFEEKWMPPTHVETPDAPTRDMSITVGWNTAQAVGITREEMDAWAARSHQRAIAAIDAGKFVDEIVPLKVQQFDGSVIEFAVDEHPRRDTTAEKLAGLKPLHPEIEGFSITAGNSSGTNDACAAVALVESDYADAKNLTKLATVKAWAAAGVPPRDCGLGAVKVIGKVLDRAGLKPSDVALWEINEAFASVPIAACREYGIDEELVNFSGSGCSLGHPIAASGARMVTTLVYELQRRGGGIGVAAMCAGGGQGGAVVIEV, encoded by the coding sequence ATGCCCACACCCGTCATCGTCGGTGCCGCCAGGACCGCGATCGGCCGTTCCTTCAAGGGGACGCTGGTCAACACTCCGCCGGAGACGCTGATCACCACAGTCCTGCCCGAGGTGATCCGCCGCTCGGGCGTCGACCCCGCGGACATCGATGACCTGATTTTCGCCGAATCCAATTACGGCGGTGGCGATCTCGCGCGCTACGCGGCGGACGCCTGCGGGCTGTCCGACGTGCCGGGCCAGTCGGTGAACCGGCACTGCGCGGGCAGCCTGACCGCGATCGGCAACGCGGCCGCGCAGATCGGGTCCGGCATGGAGCGGGTGCTGATCGCCGGCGGTGTGCAGTCGCTGTCGATGTCGCCGCTGGTCAACTGGCGTATCCCGGGCCCCGAGCTGAAGTTCGAGGAGAAGTGGATGCCGCCGACCCACGTCGAGACGCCCGACGCGCCGACACGCGACATGTCGATCACCGTCGGCTGGAACACCGCGCAGGCCGTCGGCATCACGCGTGAGGAGATGGACGCCTGGGCGGCCCGCTCGCACCAGCGCGCGATCGCCGCGATCGACGCCGGCAAGTTCGTCGACGAGATCGTGCCGCTGAAGGTCCAGCAGTTCGACGGCTCGGTGATCGAGTTCGCCGTCGACGAGCATCCCCGCCGCGATACGACGGCCGAGAAGCTGGCCGGCCTCAAGCCCCTGCACCCGGAGATCGAGGGCTTCTCGATCACCGCGGGCAACAGCAGCGGCACCAACGATGCGTGCGCCGCGGTGGCGCTCGTCGAGAGCGACTACGCCGACGCCAAGAACCTGACCAAGCTGGCCACCGTGAAAGCCTGGGCCGCCGCGGGCGTGCCCCCGCGCGACTGCGGCCTCGGTGCCGTCAAGGTGATCGGCAAGGTGCTCGACCGCGCCGGGCTCAAGCCGTCCGACGTCGCGCTGTGGGAGATCAACGAGGCGTTCGCGTCCGTGCCGATCGCGGCGTGCCGGGAGTACGGGATCGACGAGGAACTGGTGAACTTCTCCGGAAGTGGTTGCAGTCTCGGCCATCCCATCGCCGCGTCCGGCGCGCGCATGGTCACCACGCTGGTGTACGAACTGCAGCGGCGCGGCGGCGGCATCGGCGTCGCGGCGATGTGCGCCGGCGGCGGCCAGGGCGGCGCGGTCGTCATCGAGGTCTAG
- a CDS encoding enoyl-CoA hydratase/isomerase family protein, giving the protein MTASADDRVLFDVDRDARIATITFNNPARRNSYDAAMRETVGRCLDQVAEDDDITVVLLRGAEGVFSTGADMNNAYGWYGDQNAPQAKRRPSQRRRLTVDRKSFGFYHNFMGFPKVTVGEINGYALGGGFEMALMTDISVIGRTTKIGMPATRFLGPALGSLHMFFHRLGPVLARRLLLTGDIISAEAVEHLGVFTETCADDRVQARARYWAEKAAKMPADGVVIAKEAFRLVEQSQAYQGEEVASYLFHAYGTNLQFAEGEFNFVKTRAQHGTKKAFRLRDEHFHVPEPE; this is encoded by the coding sequence ATGACCGCATCTGCCGATGACCGTGTGCTGTTCGACGTCGACCGCGACGCGCGGATCGCGACCATCACGTTCAACAACCCCGCGCGGCGCAACTCCTACGACGCGGCGATGCGCGAGACCGTCGGTCGCTGCCTCGACCAGGTGGCCGAGGACGACGACATCACCGTGGTGCTGCTGCGCGGCGCCGAGGGCGTGTTCAGCACGGGCGCGGACATGAACAACGCCTACGGCTGGTACGGCGACCAGAACGCCCCGCAGGCCAAGCGGCGCCCGAGCCAGCGCCGCCGACTGACCGTGGACCGCAAGTCGTTCGGCTTCTACCACAACTTCATGGGCTTCCCGAAGGTCACGGTGGGGGAGATCAACGGGTACGCACTCGGCGGCGGGTTCGAGATGGCGCTGATGACCGACATCTCCGTGATCGGGCGCACCACCAAGATCGGTATGCCCGCCACGCGGTTCCTCGGTCCGGCGCTGGGCAGCCTGCACATGTTCTTTCACCGGCTCGGGCCGGTGCTGGCCCGCCGGTTGCTGCTGACCGGCGACATCATCTCGGCCGAGGCGGTCGAGCATCTCGGCGTGTTCACCGAGACCTGTGCCGACGACCGGGTGCAGGCCAGGGCGCGCTACTGGGCCGAGAAGGCGGCCAAGATGCCGGCCGACGGCGTCGTCATCGCCAAGGAGGCGTTCCGGCTGGTCGAGCAGAGCCAGGCCTATCAGGGCGAAGAGGTGGCGAGCTATCTGTTCCACGCGTACGGGACAAACCTGCAGTTCGCCGAGGGCGAGTTCAACTTCGTCAAGACCCGCGCGCAGCACGGCACCAAGAAAGCGTTCCGGCTGCGTGACGAGCACTTCCACGTCCCCGAACCGGAGTAG
- a CDS encoding FadR/GntR family transcriptional regulator, whose protein sequence is MTGAQRIRQPRVAEIVAARLRDDILSGRLKEGDVLPSQDGLLAEFGVSPPALREAIHILESDGLISVRRGNMGGAVVHQPSADRTAHMISMVLQSRSATPADVSGALLHLEPICAGMCAARPDRMTEVVPYLESEIERQTAHFDDPSQYVPNARRFHETVVSRCGNEPMILLIGSLELIWSAHESSVWGDETDPMNDKTMRAALRDHQRLLDAIRDGNEARAVRLATDHLAAARRNTLAVGTDKTIDARLIPNTS, encoded by the coding sequence ATGACCGGGGCACAGCGGATCCGCCAACCCCGCGTCGCCGAGATCGTCGCCGCACGGCTGCGCGACGACATCCTGTCGGGCCGGCTCAAGGAGGGCGACGTCCTGCCGTCGCAGGACGGCCTGCTCGCCGAGTTCGGGGTCAGCCCACCCGCTCTGCGCGAGGCGATCCACATCCTGGAGTCCGACGGGCTGATCTCGGTGCGGCGCGGGAACATGGGCGGTGCCGTCGTGCACCAGCCGTCGGCGGACCGCACGGCGCACATGATCAGCATGGTGTTGCAGTCGCGGTCGGCCACCCCCGCCGACGTCAGCGGTGCGCTGCTGCACCTCGAGCCGATCTGCGCGGGGATGTGCGCGGCCAGGCCGGACCGCATGACCGAGGTGGTGCCGTACCTGGAGAGCGAAATCGAGCGGCAGACCGCGCATTTCGACGATCCATCGCAGTATGTGCCGAATGCCCGGCGCTTCCACGAGACTGTCGTGTCCCGTTGCGGCAACGAACCGATGATCCTGCTGATCGGGTCCCTCGAGTTGATCTGGTCGGCGCACGAGTCATCGGTGTGGGGCGACGAGACGGATCCGATGAACGACAAGACGATGCGGGCCGCCCTGCGGGATCACCAGCGGCTGCTCGACGCGATCCGCGACGGCAACGAGGCCCGTGCGGTGCGGCTGGCGACCGACCATCTCGCCGCCGCCCGGCGCAACACGCTTGCGGTCGGGACGGACAAGACCATTGACGCCAGGCTCATTCCCAACACCTCGTGA
- a CDS encoding hotdog family protein — protein MATQTPSYGEQPLAQTVAAAGAIRRLSGLLLSLEHEHPTVDAMLEQIGVWERELAAAAPTDPSPRIGPGANESQRVYLDHAFDIGAYNPAFPEYTFDELGEESASGRVTFPVLFEGPPGLVNGGYLAVFFDCVTQHQSCAIGRTGKTRALTVTFRRPTPILTELRFDVHRAEVDGRVTSTARLLLGDEVLCTGEFSTKASSPDKLSVFEFGRRRAT, from the coding sequence ATGGCGACGCAGACGCCCAGTTATGGTGAGCAGCCGTTGGCCCAGACGGTTGCCGCGGCCGGCGCCATCCGGCGGCTGAGCGGGCTGCTGCTGTCGTTGGAGCACGAACATCCGACCGTGGACGCCATGCTGGAGCAGATCGGGGTGTGGGAACGCGAGCTCGCAGCGGCGGCGCCGACGGATCCGTCGCCACGAATCGGCCCCGGCGCCAACGAATCTCAACGCGTCTATCTCGATCACGCTTTCGACATCGGCGCCTACAATCCGGCCTTCCCCGAGTACACGTTTGACGAACTCGGCGAGGAGTCCGCGTCCGGCCGGGTCACGTTCCCGGTCCTGTTCGAGGGTCCGCCGGGACTGGTCAACGGTGGCTACCTGGCGGTGTTCTTCGACTGCGTGACCCAGCACCAGAGCTGTGCGATCGGGCGGACCGGCAAGACCAGGGCCTTGACGGTCACGTTCCGCAGGCCCACGCCGATCCTGACCGAATTGCGCTTCGACGTACACCGCGCCGAGGTCGACGGCCGCGTCACCTCGACGGCGCGGCTGCTGCTCGGCGACGAAGTGCTGTGCACCGGCGAGTTCAGCACCAAGGCGTCCTCGCCGGACAAGCTGTCGGTGTTCGAGTTCGGGAGACGCCGCGCCACATGA